The Solibacillus sp. FSL R7-0668 genome includes the window TCATAAGAAGTTAAAACATTGCGCATAAACTCACGAAATACATGAACCGAGAAGGGGTTGAAGAAGAAAAATACTTGATCTTGCTTTGTAATGTCATAGCATTCGGCAATCCCGTTAATGAACTGAATTGGCACATGCTTCTTTCTACTTTTTTTCAAATATTGGGCTTTATTATGCTCTGCCTCCACAAAAAACTTGGCGTCCATTTCAATGCCCTTTACTGGAATACCAAAACGATGGTGAATATAAATCGGCACACGCCCTTTTCCGCATCCAATATCTAAAAAGTGCCCATCTGTTGGCATATCATAGTGCTCAAATAATTGCTCTAATCCACTATACGGAGTGGGTTCGTAGCGATAATATTTCGCCAATTTCGGAAAGCCATATTGGAATCCGATTGTTTCGATATTCAAAAACTTATCAAATTGCTGTTCATTCACCTTATCAAACTCCTCAAAAAACTGTTATAAACTAACTGAAAACTCAACTTTTCTAAGCCGAAAAAGTTGAGTTCTCACAAGCTATTTATTTAGATAAGCCATTTTCTCATGTTCCAATAACCATTGTTTGCGCCAAACTCCACCTGCATAGCCCGTTAGCTTACCGTTTGCCCCAATTACTCGATGACACGGAACGATAATACTAATTTGATTTTTACTATTGGTCATTCCTACCGCTCGCACAGCCTTTTCATTGCCAATTTGCTGGGCAATTTCTTTATAGGAGGCCGTTTTACCAAATGGTACGGTTGTTAACGCTTGCCACACATTGTTTTGAAAACTTGTCCCCTCAAAAAAGTAGGGCACAGTAAATTGCTGACGCTTCCCGTTAAAGTATTCGTCTAATTGCTTGTAGCATATTTTTAATATTTCTGGTGTTTCTTCATTTTGCACAGGCTCTCTATGCTCCCGTTCGGCAAATAACACAGCAGTCACATGACTTTTGGTGCCCATTATTTCAATAATGCCAATGGGGGAATCATAATCTACCTGATAATGCATACATTCAACCTCCTGACGATCCATTTCATTATCGTCTTATTATATTCCACCAAAAAAGAACCTTCAATCTCCGGAGAAATTAAAGGTTCTTATCTACTTATTTATTTAAACCTAATGCTTCAGAAGTTGATTCTTTAACTTCTTTAAGAAGTGCTGTATTTTCAACTAGGTTTTGACCGTAAGCTGGAATCATTTCTTTAATTTTTGGTTCCCAATTTTTCATTTCATTTGGGAAACATTGCT containing:
- a CDS encoding class I SAM-dependent methyltransferase → MNEQQFDKFLNIETIGFQYGFPKLAKYYRYEPTPYSGLEQLFEHYDMPTDGHFLDIGCGKGRVPIYIHHRFGIPVKGIEMDAKFFVEAEHNKAQYLKKSRKKHVPIQFINGIAECYDITKQDQVFFFFNPFSVHVFREFMRNVLTSYEQYSRTIDIVLYYPSPDYLEYLQRDLALDAYLNIRLRHEANENERFVVFRIQ
- a CDS encoding methylated-DNA--[protein]-cysteine S-methyltransferase — protein: MHYQVDYDSPIGIIEIMGTKSHVTAVLFAEREHREPVQNEETPEILKICYKQLDEYFNGKRQQFTVPYFFEGTSFQNNVWQALTTVPFGKTASYKEIAQQIGNEKAVRAVGMTNSKNQISIIVPCHRVIGANGKLTGYAGGVWRKQWLLEHEKMAYLNK